In one window of Episyrphus balteatus chromosome 3, idEpiBalt1.1, whole genome shotgun sequence DNA:
- the LOC129914026 gene encoding small G protein signaling modulator 3 homolog isoform X1 yields the protein MEMAKSIFGSRDHDGYVGREEHAKKLQFNYSEEDNDLPDLIDELSVVDGLRPNPGGPFSALTPSMWPQEILAKLGQPECEAGPNDQPDYRFDEFGFRVEEEDGPEQSSKKLLGIPFVENAEQRKQWIAHLEFSHNKEACELTWENVDVVLPRTEKLRQMVRDGIPHSLRPQMWMRLSGALQKKLKTETSYQEIIKASGNDALMTSKQIEKDLLRILPTNACFSNPHGTGIPRLRRILRGIAWLFPDIGYCQGTGVIAACLLLFMEEENAFWMMATIVEDLLPASYYSSTLLGIQADQRVMQTLIANYLASVDETLKKHDIELSLITLHWFLTLFANVVHMKILVRIWDWFFYEGSIVLFQLTLGMLRIKTEDLQHLENSAQIFNSLSDIPGEVDDVEVLFANALEVGGSLSQTVIDTHRRRHLAYLMADQGGLVGNPEAVPNLPKQQLARRQVKRTKSMFQTLLFRGGEDNEPDELKNKNIRQTEILVDLREAILKVARHFLTIEPKLQAHIRLTAEYSSDSHAKDHENFINVARTRKRRAKALHDFERHDDDELGFRKNDIITIISQKDEHCWVGELNGLRGWFPAKFVELLDERSKQYTSAGDDAISETVTDLVRGTLAPAIKQVLEHGMKRPTFLGGPCHPWLFIEEAATREVEKDFDSVYSRLVLCKTYRLDEDGKVLTPEELLYRCVQAVNQSHDDAHAQMDVKLRSLICLGLNEQVLHLWLEVLCSCVEIVQKWYHTWSFVYSPGWVQIKCELRILSQFAFNLNPDWELPPKRDELLRMGFTKLKKNIKKNYEFCIFIVC from the exons atGGAGATGGctaaatcaatttttggttCCCGTGACCATGACGGCTATGTTGGTCGAGAAGAACAtgct AAAAAACTCCAATTCAATTATTCTGAAGAAGACAACGATTTACCTGATTTAATTGATGAATTAAGTGTTGTCGATGGCTTGCGACCGAATCCCGGAGGACCTTTCTCCGCACTCACTCCATCGATGTGGCCACAAGAAATCCTCGCCAAGCTGGGCCAGCCAGAATGTGAAGCTGGACCTAACGACCAGCCGGACTATCGCTTTGACGAGTTCGGTTTCAGAGTGGAAGAAGAGGACGGTCCCGAACAGAGTTCAAAGAAATTACTTGGCATTCCATTTGTTGAGAATGCAGAACAAAGAAAACAATGGATTGCTCACTTGGAATTTTCCCACAATAAAGAAGCTTGTGAATTGACGTGGGAAAATGTCGACGTTGTTCTGCCTCGAACAGAAAAACTGCGACAAATGGTCCGCGATGGAATTCCTCATTCTTTACGTCCACAAATGTGGATGAGGCTCTCTGGAGCCttgcaaaagaaattaaaaaccgAGACATCCTATCAAGAGATCATCAAAGCTTCTGGCAATGACGCCCTTATGACATCCAAACAGATTGAAAAAGATTTGCTGCGGATTCTTCCCACCAATGCGTGTTTCAGCAATCCTCATGGAACTGGGATTCCCAGATTACGGCGAATTCTGCGAGGCATCGCCTGGCTTTTTCCCGACATTGGTTATTGCCAGGGAACAGGAGTTATTGCTGCCTGCTTGCTTCTGTTTATGGAAGAGGAAAACGCTTTCTGGATGATGGCGACGATTGTGGAAGATCTTCTTCCAGCATCGTACTATTCGTCTACTCTTTTAGGAATCCAGGCCGACCAGCGGGTGATGCAAACACTAATCGCCAATTACCTGGCATCGGTTGATGAGACTTTGAAAAAACATGACATTGAACTTTCGCTCATAACACTGCACTGGTTTTTGACACTATTCGCCAATGTTGTCCATATGAAAATCCTCGTCCGGATTTGGGATTGGTTTTTCTATGAAGGTTCAATTGTTTTATTTCAGCTGACACTGGGAATGTTGCGAATCAAAACTGAAGATTTGCAGCATTTGGAAAATTCTGCACAAATCTTCAATTCATTGTCAGATATTCCTGGAGAAGTTGACGATGTCGAGGTGCTATTTGCCAATGCACTTGAAGTTGGAGGCTCTCTCAGCCAGACTGTAATCGATACCCATCGTCGGCGTCATTTAGCCTACCTTATGGCCGATCAAGGGGGCTTGGTTGGTAATCCGGAGGCAGTTCCAAATCTACCAAAACAACAGCTCGCAAGACGACAGGTTAAACGAACCAAGTCTATGTTTCAAACTTTGCTGTTTCGAGGTGGTGAAGACAACGAACCTGATGAGCTCAAGAACAAAAACATTCGGCAGACGGAAATCCTGGTCGATCTGCGTGAAGCTATTTTAAAAGTAGCTCGTCATTTTCTTACCATCGAGCCGAAATTACAAGCGCACATACGTCTAACTGCCGAGTACAGCAGCGACAGTCATGCCAAGGATCATGAAAACTTTATAAATGTCGCAAGAACCCGCAAACGACGGGCTAAAGCTCTGCATGACTTTGAAAGGCATGACGATGATGAGTTGGGATTCCGCAAAAACGACATCATTACAATCATCAGCCAGAAGGACGAGCATTGTTGGGTGGGAGAGCTAAACGGTTTGCGAGGTTGGTTTCCGGCAAAGTTTGTTGAACTACTTGATGAACGCAGCAAACAGTATACCTCAGCGGGTGATGATGCGATATCAGAAACTGTCACGGACCTGGTGAGAGGCACCCTTGCACCAGCAATAAAGCAAGTCCTTGAGCATGGCATGAAGAGGCCAACATTTCTCGGTGGACCTTGTCATCCGTGGTTGTTTATAGAAGAAGCTGCCACCCGTGAGGTGGAGAAAGATTTCGATTCTGTCTACAGCCGATTGGTGCTATGTAAAACCTATCGATTGGATGAGGACGGCAAAGTCCTCACCCCTGAAGAGCTACTATATCGATGCGTTCAAGCTGTCAATCAAAGCCATGATGATGCTCACGCTCAGATGGACGTTAAGTTGCGTAGTCTCATTTGCTTGGGTCTCAATGAACAGGTTTTACATTTATGGCTGGAGGTGCTATGTTCTTGTGTGGAAATCGTCCAAAAATGGTATCACACTTGGAGTTTTGTTTATTCGCCCGGTTGGGTGCAGATAAAATGCGAACTAAGAATTCTTTCGCAATTTGCATTTAACTTGAATCCGGATTGGGAGTTGCCACCAAAGCGAG ACGAATTGCTCCGCATGGGTttcacaaagttaaaaaaaaatattaaaaaaaactatgagttttgtatatttattgTTTGTTAA
- the LOC129914026 gene encoding small G protein signaling modulator 3 homolog isoform X2, translated as MEMAKSIFGSRDHDGYVGREEHAKKLQFNYSEEDNDLPDLIDELSVVDGLRPNPGGPFSALTPSMWPQEILAKLGQPECEAGPNDQPDYRFDEFGFRVEEEDGPEQSSKKLLGIPFVENAEQRKQWIAHLEFSHNKEACELTWENVDVVLPRTEKLRQMVRDGIPHSLRPQMWMRLSGALQKKLKTETSYQEIIKASGNDALMTSKQIEKDLLRILPTNACFSNPHGTGIPRLRRILRGIAWLFPDIGYCQGTGVIAACLLLFMEEENAFWMMATIVEDLLPASYYSSTLLGIQADQRVMQTLIANYLASVDETLKKHDIELSLITLHWFLTLFANVVHMKILVRIWDWFFYEGSIVLFQLTLGMLRIKTEDLQHLENSAQIFNSLSDIPGEVDDVEVLFANALEVGGSLSQTVIDTHRRRHLAYLMADQGGLVGNPEAVPNLPKQQLARRQVKRTKSMFQTLLFRGGEDNEPDELKNKNIRQTEILVDLREAILKVARHFLTIEPKLQAHIRLTAEYSSDSHAKDHENFINVARTRKRRAKALHDFERHDDDELGFRKNDIITIISQKDEHCWVGELNGLRGWFPAKFVELLDERSKQYTSAGDDAISETVTDLVRGTLAPAIKQVLEHGMKRPTFLGGPCHPWLFIEEAATREVEKDFDSVYSRLVLCKTYRLDEDGKVLTPEELLYRCVQAVNQSHDDAHAQMDVKLRSLICLGLNEQVLHLWLEVLCSCVEIVQKWYHTWSFVYSPGWVQIKCELRILSQFAFNLNPDWELPPKRGKESQPLKDGVRDMLVKHHLFSWDL; from the exons atGGAGATGGctaaatcaatttttggttCCCGTGACCATGACGGCTATGTTGGTCGAGAAGAACAtgct AAAAAACTCCAATTCAATTATTCTGAAGAAGACAACGATTTACCTGATTTAATTGATGAATTAAGTGTTGTCGATGGCTTGCGACCGAATCCCGGAGGACCTTTCTCCGCACTCACTCCATCGATGTGGCCACAAGAAATCCTCGCCAAGCTGGGCCAGCCAGAATGTGAAGCTGGACCTAACGACCAGCCGGACTATCGCTTTGACGAGTTCGGTTTCAGAGTGGAAGAAGAGGACGGTCCCGAACAGAGTTCAAAGAAATTACTTGGCATTCCATTTGTTGAGAATGCAGAACAAAGAAAACAATGGATTGCTCACTTGGAATTTTCCCACAATAAAGAAGCTTGTGAATTGACGTGGGAAAATGTCGACGTTGTTCTGCCTCGAACAGAAAAACTGCGACAAATGGTCCGCGATGGAATTCCTCATTCTTTACGTCCACAAATGTGGATGAGGCTCTCTGGAGCCttgcaaaagaaattaaaaaccgAGACATCCTATCAAGAGATCATCAAAGCTTCTGGCAATGACGCCCTTATGACATCCAAACAGATTGAAAAAGATTTGCTGCGGATTCTTCCCACCAATGCGTGTTTCAGCAATCCTCATGGAACTGGGATTCCCAGATTACGGCGAATTCTGCGAGGCATCGCCTGGCTTTTTCCCGACATTGGTTATTGCCAGGGAACAGGAGTTATTGCTGCCTGCTTGCTTCTGTTTATGGAAGAGGAAAACGCTTTCTGGATGATGGCGACGATTGTGGAAGATCTTCTTCCAGCATCGTACTATTCGTCTACTCTTTTAGGAATCCAGGCCGACCAGCGGGTGATGCAAACACTAATCGCCAATTACCTGGCATCGGTTGATGAGACTTTGAAAAAACATGACATTGAACTTTCGCTCATAACACTGCACTGGTTTTTGACACTATTCGCCAATGTTGTCCATATGAAAATCCTCGTCCGGATTTGGGATTGGTTTTTCTATGAAGGTTCAATTGTTTTATTTCAGCTGACACTGGGAATGTTGCGAATCAAAACTGAAGATTTGCAGCATTTGGAAAATTCTGCACAAATCTTCAATTCATTGTCAGATATTCCTGGAGAAGTTGACGATGTCGAGGTGCTATTTGCCAATGCACTTGAAGTTGGAGGCTCTCTCAGCCAGACTGTAATCGATACCCATCGTCGGCGTCATTTAGCCTACCTTATGGCCGATCAAGGGGGCTTGGTTGGTAATCCGGAGGCAGTTCCAAATCTACCAAAACAACAGCTCGCAAGACGACAGGTTAAACGAACCAAGTCTATGTTTCAAACTTTGCTGTTTCGAGGTGGTGAAGACAACGAACCTGATGAGCTCAAGAACAAAAACATTCGGCAGACGGAAATCCTGGTCGATCTGCGTGAAGCTATTTTAAAAGTAGCTCGTCATTTTCTTACCATCGAGCCGAAATTACAAGCGCACATACGTCTAACTGCCGAGTACAGCAGCGACAGTCATGCCAAGGATCATGAAAACTTTATAAATGTCGCAAGAACCCGCAAACGACGGGCTAAAGCTCTGCATGACTTTGAAAGGCATGACGATGATGAGTTGGGATTCCGCAAAAACGACATCATTACAATCATCAGCCAGAAGGACGAGCATTGTTGGGTGGGAGAGCTAAACGGTTTGCGAGGTTGGTTTCCGGCAAAGTTTGTTGAACTACTTGATGAACGCAGCAAACAGTATACCTCAGCGGGTGATGATGCGATATCAGAAACTGTCACGGACCTGGTGAGAGGCACCCTTGCACCAGCAATAAAGCAAGTCCTTGAGCATGGCATGAAGAGGCCAACATTTCTCGGTGGACCTTGTCATCCGTGGTTGTTTATAGAAGAAGCTGCCACCCGTGAGGTGGAGAAAGATTTCGATTCTGTCTACAGCCGATTGGTGCTATGTAAAACCTATCGATTGGATGAGGACGGCAAAGTCCTCACCCCTGAAGAGCTACTATATCGATGCGTTCAAGCTGTCAATCAAAGCCATGATGATGCTCACGCTCAGATGGACGTTAAGTTGCGTAGTCTCATTTGCTTGGGTCTCAATGAACAGGTTTTACATTTATGGCTGGAGGTGCTATGTTCTTGTGTGGAAATCGTCCAAAAATGGTATCACACTTGGAGTTTTGTTTATTCGCCCGGTTGGGTGCAGATAAAATGCGAACTAAGAATTCTTTCGCAATTTGCATTTAACTTGAATCCGGATTGGGAGTTGCCACCAAAGCGAGGTAAGGAAAGCCAACCGCTGAAAGATGGAGTTCGCGATATGCTTGTTAAGCATCATCTCTTCTCATGGGACCTATGA